The nucleotide window TCGCGTGCTCAAGGAATGCTTTGAATTTGATTTCTTTATTGCACATGACATCAGGGTTTGGCGTCCTGCCTGCTTTATATTCATCCAGGAAATAAGTAAAAACTTTATCCCAGTATTGTTTCTCAAAATTGACTGCATAATACGGAATGCCGATCTGGTTGCACACGCGGATGACATCTTCATAATCCTCCGTGGCTGTACAGACGCCGTTTTCATCGGTGTCGTCCCAGTTCTTCATGAAGATGCCAATCACATCATAGCCCTGCTCCTTGAGGACCAGCGCAGCGACGGATGAGTCGACTCCCCCGGACATTCCAACCACCACTCTAGTATCCTTCGGTGATTTTTCCATTATGCTTCACCTCACTCTCTTCCTTTAAAACTAGTCTACCCTTATGCCCGTTGGTTTTTCGCGAGCCTCTGGACAATATTAGCTGTATCTGCAGCTGCTTTGTCAATCTGTTCTGGTGTATTGTTTAATCCGAAACTGAAACGGATTGAGTTCGTCAGCTTGTCAGAATCTTTTCCGAACATTGCAACCAGCACATGTGATGGGTCAATGGAACCTGCTGTGCATGCTGAACCACTTGATGCCGCAATTCCGGCCAGGTCGAGATTGACAAGCATGGCTTCGACATTTGTACCAGGAAAGCTTAAGTTTAAAATATGAGGCAGTGAATTATCAAGCAATCCGTTCAGCTGGAAAGAGATTCCGCTCTCTTCAAGCTTGCTGATGAAACGCTTCTGCAAATCCCGATATAAGGCGCGCTTGCGCTCAAGCTCTTGTTGCGATAGCCGAACAGCTTTCCGGAATCCGGCAATTGCTGCAACATTTTCAGTGCCTGCACGCCTCTTCCTCTCCTGTTCCCCGCCGAAAAGCTGGCGAGCCAGCTTAATTCCACCTCGGATATACAGAAAACCAATTCCTTTTGGTCCATTGATTTTATGCGCCGAAACAGAAAGCATATCCACGTTCAATTCTTCTACGCTGAAGTTCTCGATTCCATAAGCCTGGACTGCATCCGTATGGAAAACGGCCTGGTGTCCGGCAAGTCGCTTCCCTATTTCTGCAATCGGCTGAATTGTCCCCACTTCATTATTTCCGTACATGATGGTCACAAGAATCGTATCATCCCGCAGCGCATCATCAAAAGCATTAATGGAAACAAGGCCATTTTCATCAACAGGGAGATAAGTGACCTCAAAGCCCCGTTTTTCCAACTCCTCACAGCTATGCAGTACAGCATGGTGTTCAACCTGCGTCGTAATGATATGCTGCCCTTTTGAGCGGTTTTGTTCGGCATAGCCAATAATAGCGAGGTTATCAGCTTCCGTTCCGCCGCTTGTGAAAATGATATTGTTCCCTTTTGTCCCGATGCTTTTTGCTAGTTCATCTCGAGTATCATCCAGGATTTTTCTCGCCTCGCGCCCGAAATGGTGGATGCTTGAAGGATTCCCAAACTCAGATTCCATGACTTTAACCATTTCAGCCAGGACTTCTGGATGCATCGGTGTTGTGGCCGCATGGTCCAAATAGATTCTATCCAAAGTTTTACCCTCTCTTCAGAATATTTTAGTTTATATAGGCTCTGTTCGTCAGCTTTGCATTCAAAAGTCAATGTAAAAACAGCTTTTATATATAAAACATGTACGCATCAGACTCGCCAAAATTATCGGTGTGATTGGCAAGATCTTCAATCGTGGTGTTGTCCAGGACATCTTTTACTGCATCCCTGATACGGGTCCACAGTTCGCGTTTTGCAGGTTCTTCATCCTCAATGCCTTCGACAATACTGATTGGGCCTTCAAGGACCCTGATGATATCGCCTGCTGAGATCTGCGAAGGCTCAGAACCAAGAATATATCCTCCATACGCTCCTCTGATGCTTTTTACCAGTCCGGCATTCCTCAGGGGAGCCACCAGCTGTTCTAAATAGTGCTCTGATAAATCATTCGTTTGCGCAATCGACTTTAAAGAAATTGGCCCTTCGCCAAACTTTTTGGCAAGCTCAATCATAATTGTCAGTCCATAGCGCCCTTTCGTGGATATTTTCATATTGCACCTCTATTCCATAGTTCTTTAAAATGGGTTGATATTTATTTGATATATTCATAATGCCCCATATGGCATTCTCACACTATAAATTTTAACAAAATCCTTAGTCAATAGGTAGGCTTTTGACATTATAGCATAAATTGCATGTACAATGCGCAAGTCCCCCGTTCATGTTATTGTATATATACACGAAATTCCGTTTTATTGGAGCGATGAGCATGAACCTTAAACCTCTTGCTTTCAGGATGAGGCCGCGGACGATCGAGGAAGTGATCGGCCAGTCCCACCTGGTAGCTGAAGGAAAAATCATAAACAGAATGGTCAAGGCGAGACAATTATCGTCAATGATTCTATATGGACCGCCTGGCATCGGGAAAACTTCGATTGCCAGTGCGATTGCCGGGAGCACGAATTTTGCATTCAGGACACTGAATGCCGTCACGAACAATAAAAAAGATATGGAAGTAGTAGCTGCAGAAGCGAAGATGTCAGGGAAAGTCATCCTGCTGCTTGATGAGGTGCACCGGCTTGACAAAGCAAAACAGGATTTCCTGCTTCCATATCTGGAAAATGGGATGATCGTCCTGATTGGTGCCACAACCAGCAATCCGTACCATGCGATCAATCCTGCCATCCGCTCAAGATGCCAGATTTTTGAATTGAAGCCGCTTGAACCAGAGGATATAAAAACAGCTTTGCGAAGAGCGATTGCCGATGAAGAAAGAGGCCTCGGCAACTTGAAGATCGAGCTGACAGAAGAGGCACTTACCCATTTCGCCACAGCCTCCGGCGGAGATGTGAGAAGCTCCTTGAATGCCCTGGAGCTTGCTGTTTTATCCACTGAACCAAATGGAGAAGGTATCATCCATATCGATGAGGGCGCAGCAGAAGAATGCATGCAGAAAAAGAGTCTCTCTCACGATAAAGATGGTGATGCACACTACGATGTCCTGTCAGGTTTCCAGAAGTCCATCAGGGGCAGCGATGTGAATGCGGCTCTCCATTATCTTGGAAGATTGATTGAAGCAGGCGATCTTGTCAGCATCAACCGAAGACTTCTGGTGATTGCCTATGAAGACATCGGATTGGCAAGTCCACAGGCTGGGCAAAGGACACTTGCAGCAATTGAAGCAGCCGAAAGAGTCGGCTTACCGGAGGCAAGGATTCCACTCGCTAATGCGGTGATCGAGTTATGCCTGTCCCCTAAATCGAACTCTGCTTATGCCGCCATTGATTCAGCACTGGCTGATATCCGCTCAGGCATCAGCGGAGAAGTGCCTGATCACTTAAAGGATGCCCACTACAAAGGGGCAAAGGACCTTGGGAGAGGAGTGGACTATCTGTACCCGCATGATTACGAGGGTGGCTGGGTCAAACAGCAGTATCTCCCGGACAGAATCAAAAACAAGGTATACTATAAACCAAAGAAAACCGGGAAGTTCGAACAGGCCATTGCCTCCATCTATGAAAAAATCACCGGACACAAAAAATAAGCGGCAGGACCTTTTTAGAGGTCCTTGCCGCTTTTTCAGCTGTTTATAGGTCTGAAATCGATTTTTCCTTAGCTGTTCACTCGCTCAATTTCGATGTCTTTTAATAATTCCCTGACTACATGGCTGGCCATGATGAGTCCCGCTACTGAAGGAACGAACGCATTGGAAGACGGAGGCATTTTAGCCTTGCGGATTTCGGCATTGTCATTTCCTACCTCTTTCCGTACATCCTCCCTGATGACAATCGGGCTTTCGTCTGAAAAGACAACAGGGATTCCTTTTTTGATTCCTTCTTTTCGCAGGCGGGTACGGATGACTTTCGCCAGCGGATCGGTATGGGTCTTGAAAATATCAGCAATCTGGAAACGCGTAGGATCCATTTTATTAGCCGCACCCATGCTTGAAATCATCGGAATGCCCCTGTTGATGGATTCCTTGATCAGATGGATTTTATAAGAAATCGTATCTGAAGCATCGACAATAAAATCAAGGTCGTAGCCAAAGATCTCTTCATAGGTTTCCTCAGTATAGAACATTTTCAGCGCTACAACTTCGCATTCGGGATTAATATCCATAATCCTGTCACGCATCACTTCGACCTTTTGCTTGCCGACTGTCGAAAGCAGCGCAATTAACTGGCGGTTGACATTCGTGATATCAACATCATCCTTGTCAATCAAAATTAGTTTGCCAACTCCAGACCGTGCCAGTGCTTCTGCCGCAAATGAACCGACACCGCCAATTCCTAATACAGCTACCGTACTGTTTTTCATTATATCAAGGCCCTCTTTGCCGATGGCCAGTTCATTTCTAGAAAATTGATGAAGCATCCAGACTCACTCCAAATATTAAGATTGGTGTTACTATCTATACCCGCTTTCGAATATAACATACCTATCGTTAATTTCAAGTATTTTTATAGGAATTAATGTGTATTGGCATGGTGATGGAAGAGTTCTAGCAAAGATATAGCCTTTCCATCGGACTAACGTAGGTTCGAAACCGGATAACTGTCCGTTAGACGCTCTCTATCGGACAAACTTAGGTCTAAAACCCAGATAACTGTCCATTAGACGCTCTCTATCGGACAAACGCAAGTCCAAAAACCGGATAACTGTCCGTTAGACCCTCTCTATCGGACAAACGTAAGTCCAAAACCCGGATATCTGTCCATTAGACACCCTATCTCGGTCATAACTTTACGTTAGGCGAAAATCTATTAACATCTAAATTCCAGATCAAAAAAGCAATCCCCAAACCCAAGTTCCATAAAAACAAAAAAGCCATGCGGATGCATGGCTTTGGTGTACGTATGTAGGAAGAGTCCCAATCGTGCCGTCGTGTTGGATGCCTTCGTCTTGAACCCGCTCTCAGCAGGTGGGTGCCCTGTTCCGGGTTTCTGTAAGTCCTCTAGCCAGAGGCATTTACGCGGCCCGAAAACTCGTGCTCCCGAAGGATAGATGTTAGGTCAAAACTTCAGGTTAAACAACGAACACATCAGGACTCTTCATCTGTTGTTATTATATTATCACACGCTTGAATCAACTTCAAGAAAATGGGTGCTGGATATTACTGGTCTTTTTTAACATTTAATGACAAATGCAATTCATCCAGCTGGGCTCCGCTAACTTCTCCAGGAGCGTCTGTCAAAAGGTCGCTTGCGCTTGCTGTTTTCGGGAAGGCGATTGTGTCGCGGAGGTTTGACCTGCCCGCAAGCAGCATCACCATTCTGTCTAGTCCAAGCGCTATGCCTCCATGTGGCGGTGTGCCATATTCAAAGGCTTCAAGCAGGAAGCCGAATTGTTCATATGCCTGTTCTTTAGTGAATCCCAGCACTGAGAACATTTTTTCCTGGACATCTCTTTCAAAAATCCTTAAGGATCCGCCGCCAAGTTCATAGCCGTTCAGAACAAGGTCATATGCCTGTGCTTTTACATTCGCTGGATCGCTCTCAAGCATTGGAAGGTCTTCGCGGACTGGCATCGTAAATGGATGGTGTGCAGCGAAGTAACGGTCTGCTTCTTCGTCGAATTCCAACAGTGGCCAGTCTGTCACCCAGAGGAAGTTGAATTTGCTCTGGTCGATCAGTCCGAGCTCTTTTCCAAGCTTCAGGCGCAATGCACCAAGCGCATCTGCCACGACATTTTTCTTGTCCGCTACGAACAGCAGAAGGTCACCCGCCGTGACATCAAGCTTAGCTTGAAGATCAGCCTGCTCTTCTTCGCCAAAGAATTTTGAGATTGGCCCTTTTAGGCCATCCTCTTCCGCTTTCAGCCAAGCCAGGCCTTTCGCTCCGTATACAGCCACAAATTCAGTCAGGCCATCAATATCCTTGCGTGAGTAATTGGATGCCGCACCTTTTACATTGATTGCCTTGACCTGGCCACCTCCTGCGACAGCAGATGCGAATACCTTGAACCCTGAATCCTTGACTGTTTCGGAAAGGTCAACAAGCTCCATGCTGAAGCGTGTATCCGGCTTGTCGGATCCAAAGCGGTCCATTGCTTCCTGGTAACTCATGCGAGGGAATGGCAATGTCACTTCCAATCCTTTTACATCCTTCATGACTTTTTGCATCATTTTTTCAGTTAGGCCCATGATCTCTTCCTGGCTCATGAAGCTTGTTTCGATATCAATCTGCGTGAATTCTGGCTGGCGGTCAGCACGCAGGTCCTCGTCACGGAAGCATCGGGCGATTTGGTAGTAACGCTCGAAGCCGCCAACCATCATCAGCTGCTTGAAAATCTGCGGAGATTGCGGAAGAGCGTAGAATTCACCCGGATGCACACGGCTTGGTACGAGATAGTCCCTCGCTCCTTCAGGCGTGCTCTTTGTTAAGATTGGTGTTTCAACATCCAGGAACCCTTCGCCATCCAGGTAATCGCGAATCGCTTTTGTTACCTGATGCCTCATTTTAAAAGTCTCGAACATGACCGGGCGGCGAAGATCCAGATAGCGGTATTTCAAACGCACATCTTCAGATACATCCGTTTTGTCTGCAATTACAAACGGCGTTGTTTTCGCTTCATTGATAATGGTCAGGTCGTCTACCTGGACTTCGATCTTTCCAGTTTTAAGGTTTTCGTTCACACTGCCTGCTTCGCGGGCAATGACAGTCCCTTTTACATCAAGGACGTACTCTGTACGGACCTTCTCGGCGATGGAAAGCGCCTCTGGTGATACTTCAGGATTGAAAACAATCTGGACAAGGCCGGTTCTGTC belongs to Mesobacillus sp. AQ2 and includes:
- a CDS encoding Rrf2 family transcriptional regulator; translation: MKISTKGRYGLTIMIELAKKFGEGPISLKSIAQTNDLSEHYLEQLVAPLRNAGLVKSIRGAYGGYILGSEPSQISAGDIIRVLEGPISIVEGIEDEEPAKRELWTRIRDAVKDVLDNTTIEDLANHTDNFGESDAYMFYI
- the aspS gene encoding aspartate--tRNA ligase: MFGRSYFCGEVTEKAVGEKVTLKGWVQKRRDLGGLIFIDLRDRTGLVQIVFNPEVSPEALSIAEKVRTEYVLDVKGTVIAREAGSVNENLKTGKIEVQVDDLTIINEAKTTPFVIADKTDVSEDVRLKYRYLDLRRPVMFETFKMRHQVTKAIRDYLDGEGFLDVETPILTKSTPEGARDYLVPSRVHPGEFYALPQSPQIFKQLMMVGGFERYYQIARCFRDEDLRADRQPEFTQIDIETSFMSQEEIMGLTEKMMQKVMKDVKGLEVTLPFPRMSYQEAMDRFGSDKPDTRFSMELVDLSETVKDSGFKVFASAVAGGGQVKAINVKGAASNYSRKDIDGLTEFVAVYGAKGLAWLKAEEDGLKGPISKFFGEEEQADLQAKLDVTAGDLLLFVADKKNVVADALGALRLKLGKELGLIDQSKFNFLWVTDWPLLEFDEEADRYFAAHHPFTMPVREDLPMLESDPANVKAQAYDLVLNGYELGGGSLRIFERDVQEKMFSVLGFTKEQAYEQFGFLLEAFEYGTPPHGGIALGLDRMVMLLAGRSNLRDTIAFPKTASASDLLTDAPGEVSGAQLDELHLSLNVKKDQ
- a CDS encoding replication-associated recombination protein A — its product is MNLKPLAFRMRPRTIEEVIGQSHLVAEGKIINRMVKARQLSSMILYGPPGIGKTSIASAIAGSTNFAFRTLNAVTNNKKDMEVVAAEAKMSGKVILLLDEVHRLDKAKQDFLLPYLENGMIVLIGATTSNPYHAINPAIRSRCQIFELKPLEPEDIKTALRRAIADEERGLGNLKIELTEEALTHFATASGGDVRSSLNALELAVLSTEPNGEGIIHIDEGAAEECMQKKSLSHDKDGDAHYDVLSGFQKSIRGSDVNAALHYLGRLIEAGDLVSINRRLLVIAYEDIGLASPQAGQRTLAAIEAAERVGLPEARIPLANAVIELCLSPKSNSAYAAIDSALADIRSGISGEVPDHLKDAHYKGAKDLGRGVDYLYPHDYEGGWVKQQYLPDRIKNKVYYKPKKTGKFEQAIASIYEKITGHKK
- a CDS encoding tRNA threonylcarbamoyladenosine dehydratase, whose protein sequence is MLHQFSRNELAIGKEGLDIMKNSTVAVLGIGGVGSFAAEALARSGVGKLILIDKDDVDITNVNRQLIALLSTVGKQKVEVMRDRIMDINPECEVVALKMFYTEETYEEIFGYDLDFIVDASDTISYKIHLIKESINRGIPMISSMGAANKMDPTRFQIADIFKTHTDPLAKVIRTRLRKEGIKKGIPVVFSDESPIVIREDVRKEVGNDNAEIRKAKMPPSSNAFVPSVAGLIMASHVVRELLKDIEIERVNS
- a CDS encoding cysteine desulfurase family protein, which translates into the protein MDRIYLDHAATTPMHPEVLAEMVKVMESEFGNPSSIHHFGREARKILDDTRDELAKSIGTKGNNIIFTSGGTEADNLAIIGYAEQNRSKGQHIITTQVEHHAVLHSCEELEKRGFEVTYLPVDENGLVSINAFDDALRDDTILVTIMYGNNEVGTIQPIAEIGKRLAGHQAVFHTDAVQAYGIENFSVEELNVDMLSVSAHKINGPKGIGFLYIRGGIKLARQLFGGEQERKRRAGTENVAAIAGFRKAVRLSQQELERKRALYRDLQKRFISKLEESGISFQLNGLLDNSLPHILNLSFPGTNVEAMLVNLDLAGIAASSGSACTAGSIDPSHVLVAMFGKDSDKLTNSIRFSFGLNNTPEQIDKAAADTANIVQRLAKNQRA